In the genome of Cygnus olor isolate bCygOlo1 chromosome Z, bCygOlo1.pri.v2, whole genome shotgun sequence, one region contains:
- the SLC35D2 gene encoding UDP-N-acetylglucosamine/UDP-glucose/GDP-mannose transporter isoform X1, translating into MTPVSLRPSCCASECFFLLLMPCSCPSGAHRRNTAHQAALGSLCVKSLQSQGICDNGKLQRLLRSFPSPMFLGIGQMAATILILYISKLNKIIHFPDFDKSIPVKLFPLPLIYVGNHISGLSSTSKLSLPMFTVLRKFTIPLTLLLEIIILGKRYPLSIIISVFAIVLGAFIAAGSDLSFNLEGYTFVLLNDIFTAANGVYTKQKMDPKELGKYGVLFYNACFMVVPTVIISFSTGDFQQATHFQHWTNFLFVFQFLLSCLLGFLLMYSTVLCSHYNSALTTTVVGAIKNISIAYIGMLIGGDYIFSVLNFIGLNICMAGGLRYSFLTLRENSKSTQSGDEENALLESKC; encoded by the exons ATGACTCCAGTGTCCCTAAGGCCTTCCTGCTGTGCTTCAgagtgtttctttcttttgttaatgCCGTGTTCCTGTCCCAGTGGTGCTCACAGGAGAAATACAGCGCACCAAGCAGCTCTTGGTAGCCTCTGTGTTAAATCACTGCAATCTCAAGGAATTTGTGATAATGGAAAATTACAGAGGTTATTGAGAAG CTTCCCATCACCAATGTTTCTGGGAATTGGACAG atgGCAGCTACTATACTTATCTTGTAtatatcaaaattaaataagatTATTCACTTTCCTGACTTTGACAAAAGTATACCTGTGAAG TTGTTTCCTCTGCCTCTGATTTATGTTGGAAACCACATAAGTGGATTATCAAGTACCAGCAAACTCAG ttTGCCGATGTTTACAGTGCTCAGGAAGTTTACCATTCCACTTACATTACTGCTGGAAATCATCATACTtgg AAAACGGTACCCGCTGAGCATTATCATCAGTGTATTTGCCATCGTTCTTGGGGCTTTCATAGCAGCTGG GTCTGATCTGTCTTTTAATCTAGAGGGCTACACCTTTGTATTATTAAATGATATCTTCACAGCAGCAAATGGAGTTtatacaaagcagaaaatggatCCAAAG GAGTTGGGAAAATACGGTGTCCTTTTCTATAACGCTTGTTTTATGGTGGTTCCAACAGTTATTATTAGCTTTTCTACTGGAGACTTTCAGCAG GCAACACATTTCCAGCACTGGAcaaattttttatttgtctttcaatttcttctttcctgcttgTTGGG gtttCTTTTGATGTATTCTACTGTCCTATGCAGTCATTACAATTCTGCACTTACAACAACAGTAGTTGGTGCCATCAAG aatataTCCATCGCTTACATCGGAATGTTAATTGGTGGAGATTACATATTCTCTGTGTTGAACTTTATAGGCCTAAATATTTG taTGGCAGGAGGACTGAGATACTCTTTCTTAACtttaagagaaaacagcaagtcTACGCAATCTGGGGATGAAGAGAATGCACTTCTCGAGTCAAAGTGTTAG
- the SLC35D2 gene encoding UDP-N-acetylglucosamine/UDP-glucose/GDP-mannose transporter isoform X2 — MSSGQAAEGAPAASPAVSAVPRLLSALFYGTCSFLIVLVNKALLSAYSFPSPMFLGIGQMAATILILYISKLNKIIHFPDFDKSIPVKLFPLPLIYVGNHISGLSSTSKLSLPMFTVLRKFTIPLTLLLEIIILGKRYPLSIIISVFAIVLGAFIAAGSDLSFNLEGYTFVLLNDIFTAANGVYTKQKMDPKELGKYGVLFYNACFMVVPTVIISFSTGDFQQATHFQHWTNFLFVFQFLLSCLLGFLLMYSTVLCSHYNSALTTTVVGAIKNISIAYIGMLIGGDYIFSVLNFIGLNICMAGGLRYSFLTLRENSKSTQSGDEENALLESKC; from the exons atGAGCAGCGGGCAGGCCGCGGAGGGtgcccccgccgcctcccccgcgGTCTCGGCGGTGCCCAGGCTGCTGTCTGCCCTCTTCTACGGGACGTGCTCCTTCCTCATCGTGCTGGTCAACAAGGCCCTGCTCAGCGCGTACAG CTTCCCATCACCAATGTTTCTGGGAATTGGACAG atgGCAGCTACTATACTTATCTTGTAtatatcaaaattaaataagatTATTCACTTTCCTGACTTTGACAAAAGTATACCTGTGAAG TTGTTTCCTCTGCCTCTGATTTATGTTGGAAACCACATAAGTGGATTATCAAGTACCAGCAAACTCAG ttTGCCGATGTTTACAGTGCTCAGGAAGTTTACCATTCCACTTACATTACTGCTGGAAATCATCATACTtgg AAAACGGTACCCGCTGAGCATTATCATCAGTGTATTTGCCATCGTTCTTGGGGCTTTCATAGCAGCTGG GTCTGATCTGTCTTTTAATCTAGAGGGCTACACCTTTGTATTATTAAATGATATCTTCACAGCAGCAAATGGAGTTtatacaaagcagaaaatggatCCAAAG GAGTTGGGAAAATACGGTGTCCTTTTCTATAACGCTTGTTTTATGGTGGTTCCAACAGTTATTATTAGCTTTTCTACTGGAGACTTTCAGCAG GCAACACATTTCCAGCACTGGAcaaattttttatttgtctttcaatttcttctttcctgcttgTTGGG gtttCTTTTGATGTATTCTACTGTCCTATGCAGTCATTACAATTCTGCACTTACAACAACAGTAGTTGGTGCCATCAAG aatataTCCATCGCTTACATCGGAATGTTAATTGGTGGAGATTACATATTCTCTGTGTTGAACTTTATAGGCCTAAATATTTG taTGGCAGGAGGACTGAGATACTCTTTCTTAACtttaagagaaaacagcaagtcTACGCAATCTGGGGATGAAGAGAATGCACTTCTCGAGTCAAAGTGTTAG